A region of Sugiyamaella lignohabitans strain CBS 10342 chromosome A, complete sequence DNA encodes the following proteins:
- the MRS3 gene encoding Mrs3p (Iron transporter, mediates Fe2+ transport across inner mito membrane; mitochondrial carrier family member; active under low-iron conditions; may transport other cations; MRS3 has a paralog, MRS4, that arose from the whole genome duplication; GO_component: GO:0016021 - integral component of membrane [Evidence IEA]; GO_component: GO:0016021 - integral component of membrane [Evidence ISM] [PMID 12192589]; GO_component: GO:0016020 - membrane [Evidence IEA]; GO_component: GO:0005743 - mitochondrial inner membrane [Evidence IEA,IEA]; GO_component: GO:0005739 - mitochondrion [Evidence IEA]; GO_component: GO:0005739 - mitochondrion [Evidence IDA] [PMID 1703236]; GO_function: GO:0005381 - iron ion transmembrane transporter activity [Evidence IMP] [PMID 12902335]; GO_process: GO:0008380 - RNA splicing [Evidence IGI] [PMID 2448588]; GO_process: GO:0006397 - mRNA processing [Evidence IEA]; GO_process: GO:0048250 - mitochondrial iron ion transport [Evidence IDA] [PMID 12902335]; GO_process: GO:0006810 - transport [Evidence IEA]) has translation MPALSDQNTINSPLIHKMAMTNDLGTSNNNTELVASLTQQTPAITLPNSGLVISSTTHKVLGDSGGGGGVSNNDNTDINPTTSVSGSGADSGAGASSGTETKLNKEQNDDDDEDYDDYESLPQNTSLAANLVAGAAAGIMEHTVMYPVDAIKTRMQVVTGAGNKYSGIVSAVTRISAAEGARSLWRGMTSVVIGAGPAHAVYFAVYESVKNSLGGNADKHHHPIVTSIAGASATTTSDALMNPFDVIKQRMQLRGAKYSGFFHCALDIYKKEGFGAFYVSYPTTLMMNIPFTAVNFTVYESASKFLNPNKVHDPLVHCVAGGIAGASAAAITTPLDVIKTLLQTKGLNYDVSVRQLNSFKDAASYIYKHDGLRGFWKGLRPRVVSNMPSTAISWTSYEMAKFYLYKSSHFATKKFD, from the coding sequence ATGCCCGCTCTGTCCGATCAAAATACCATTAATTCACCTCTGATTCATAAAATGGCCATGACGAACGACCTCGGCACctctaataataataccgAATTGGTAGCTTCTTTAACACAGCAGACTCCTGCAATTACCCTTCCAAATAGCGGGTTGGTCATTTCAAGCACAACTCATAAGGTTCTTGGCGATAGTGGAGGCGGTGGAGGTGTTAGCAACAATGATAACACCGATATCAATCCCACTACTAGTGTGagtggttctggtgctgattctggtgctggtgccagtTCCGGTACTGAAACCAAACTTAACAAAGAACAaaatgacgacgatgacgaagattATGACGATTATGAATCCCTTCCTCAAAATACTTCATTAGCTGCCAATTTGGTTGCTGgtgcagctgctggtatcaTGGAACATACAGTCATGTACCCAGTTGATGCTATTAAGACCCGTATGCAGGTAGTTACTGGTGCAGGCAACAAATATTCCGGAATTGTTAGTGCCGTGACCCGAATCTCGGCCGCTGAGGGGGCTAGAAGTCTGTGGAGAGGTATGACTTCGGTGGTTATTGGCGCTGGTCCCGCTCACGCCGTTTATTTCGCAGTTTACGAATCGGTCAAGAACTCTCTTGGTGGTAACGCCGACAAGCACCACCATCCAATTGTTACCTCGattgctggtgctagtgccaccaccacttctGATGCGTTAATGAACCCTTTCGATGTGATCAAGCAGCGAATGCAACTTCGAGGTGCGAAATACAGTGGTTTTTTCCACTGTGCCCTTGACATCTACAAGAAAGAAGGATTTGGTGCTTTTTATGTTTCATACCCGACCACGTTGATGATGAACATTCCTTTTACAGCCGTTAACTTTACTGTATATGAGTCTGCATCGAAATTTTTGAACCCAAATAAAGTGCACGACCCACTGGTTCACTGTGTGGCCGGTGgtattgctggtgccagTGCTGCAGCAATTACAACTCCCTTGGATGTTATTAAAACTCTTTTACAGACCAAAGGACTCAATTATGATGTCAGCGTCCGCCAATTGAATTCTTTCAAAGATGCCGCTTCTTATATTTACAAGCACGATGGGTTGCGTGGATTCTGGAAGGGTCTACGACCACGTGTGGTGTCCAACATGCCATCAACTGCCATTAGTTGGACTTCCTATGAAATGGCCAAGTTCTACTTGTATAAATCAAGTCACTTTGCAACCAAGAAGTTTGACTAG
- the KRE33 gene encoding Kre33p (Protein required for biogenesis of the small ribosomal subunit; required for biogenesis of the small ribosomal subunit; heterozygous mutant shows haploinsufficiency in K1 killer toxin resistance; essential gene; GO_component: GO:0030686 - 90S preribosome [Evidence IDA] [PMID 12150911]; GO_component: GO:0005730 - nucleolus [Evidence IEA]; GO_component: GO:0005730 - nucleolus [Evidence IDA] [PMID 14562095]; GO_component: GO:0005634 - nucleus [Evidence IEA]; GO_function: GO:0005524 - ATP binding [Evidence IEA]; GO_function: GO:0008080 - N-acetyltransferase activity [Evidence IEA]; GO_function: GO:0003674 - molecular_function [Evidence ND]; GO_function: GO:0000166 - nucleotide binding [Evidence IEA]; GO_process: GO:0008152 - metabolic process [Evidence IEA]; GO_process: GO:0042274 - ribosomal small subunit biogenesis [Evidence IMP] [PMID 12150911]; GO_process: GO:0042274 - ribosomal small subunit biogenesis [Evidence IMP] [PMID 19806183]) encodes MVKKAIDSRIPTLIRNGVQEKKRSFFVIVGDKARNQLPNLHYLMSSVDIKMNKSVLWAYKHKLLGFTSHRKKRENKIKRDVKRGIREANSEDPFELFVSLQNIRYVYYKETENILGNTYGMCILQDFEAITPNILARTIETVEGGGIVVILLKSMTSLKQLYTMTMDIHARYRTEAHNDVVARFNERFILSLGSCENCLVVDDELNVLPISGGKHIKPLPPFDEEEDTPASVIELRELKESLQDVQPAGALVNLAKTVDQAKATLTFVDAIAEKTLRSTVTLTAGRGRGKSAALGIAIAAAIGHGYSNIFITSPSPENLKTLFEFIFKGFDALNYEEHLDYDIIQSTNPAFNNAIVRVNVFKSHRQTIQYIQPSDAHVLGQAELVVIDEAAAIPLPLVKKLIGPYLVFMASTINGYEGTGRSLSLKLIQQLREQAGSSAIKNSTTTASSGVRTLREVSLNEPIRYASGDPVEKWLNKVLCLDATIGSSSRLATKGFPHPSECNLFYINRDTLFSFHPVSEAFLHKVWALYVASHYKNSPNDLQLLSDGPAHQLFVLLPPVDENDSRLPEPLCVVQLALEGQISKSSILNSLASGKRGGGDLIPWVVSQQFQDEEFAGLSGARVIRIATSPEYMGMGYGSRALELLTDYYEGKFADISEKANTLSETHQAQRVSDKDLEKATLATDVIKTKDPRTMPPLLLKLSERRPEALHYLGVSFGLTNQLNKFWKRAKFAPVYLRQTANELTGEHTAIMLKVLSGHEDKWLSEFSGDFHRRFLALLAYEFRSFTSAQSLSIIEATKNATAKYHTNSVFDKDALDREFTPFDLKRLESYANNRLDYHVIVDLLPKIATLYFANKFSSDVSLSSVQQAILLGIGLQKKDIDTVAAELNLPVNQTLAMFAKTTRKVSNYFRETLAKAINEELPEIRDQELDEMDGVNGNAANVPEADEEIDDTADDNKKALKEKQRELINALDLQKFAISQDAEWGSESVKKAASGSTKGTVSLKSTKETKRKETAEEIYESEMGGSKKKKQKKNKH; translated from the coding sequence ATGGTTAAGAAGGCTATCGACTCGCGTATTCCTACGCTCATCAGAAATGGTGttcaggagaagaagcggAGTTTTTTCGTCATTGTCGGCGACAAAGCTCGTAACCAGCTTCCTAATCTTCACTATCTGATGTCGTCGGTTGATATTAAAATGAACAAGTCTGTTCTGTGGGCTTATAAGCACAAATTGCTTGGTTTCACCAGTCATCGtaagaagagagagaacAAGATCAAACGTGATGTGAAACGAGGAATTAGAGAGGCCAATTCTGAGGACCCCTTTGAGTTGTTTGTGTCTCTTCAGAACATTCGTTATGTCTACTATAAGGAGACTGAGAATATTCTAGGTAACACCTATGGAATGTGTATTTTACAGGATTTTGAAGCTATTACTCCGAATATTTTAGCCCGTACTATCGAAACTGTCGAGGGTGGTGGTATTGTGGTCATTCTGCTCAAGTCTATGACTTCACTAAAACAATTGTACACTATGACTATGGATATCCATGCGAGATATCGTACTGAGGCTCACAACGATGTTGTGGCACGTTTCAATGAACGTTTTATTCTTTCTCTTGGATCTTGTGAAAATTGTTTAGTAGTTGATGACGAGTTGAACGTTCTGCCAATTTCCGGTGGTAAACATATTAAACCTCTTCCTCCAtttgacgaagaggaagatACTCCTGCCAGTGTCATTGAACTACGAGAGCTTAAGGAGTCGTTACAAGACGTTCAACCAGCTGGTGCATTAGTTAATCTTGCCAAGACTGTTGACCAGGCCAAGGCAACTTTGACTTTCGttgatgctattgctgaAAAAACTCTTCGTAGTACTGTTACTCTGACTGCTGGTAGAGGTAGAGGTAAATCTGCTGCTTTGGGTATCGCCATTGCCGCTGCTATTGGCCATGGCTACTCTAATATTTTCATCACTTCTCCAAGTCCTGAGAACTTGAAGACGTTGTTTGAGTTCATTTTCAAGGGATTTGATGCTTTGAATTATGAAGAACACTTGGATTACGATATTATTCAGTCCACTAACCCTGCTTTCAATAATGCTATTGTCAGAGTTAATGTTTTCAAGAGTCATAGACAAACTATCCAATATATCCAGCCTTCAGATGCTCATGTTTTGGGACAAGCTGAGCTGGTTGTTATTGATGAGGCTGCAGCAATTCCTCTGCCTCTTGTTAAAAAGTTGATTGGTCCATATCTTGTATTCATGGCTTCTACTATCAACGGTTATGAAGGTACTGGTCGTTCATTGTCACTTAAACTGATCCAACAACTACGAGAGCAAGCTGGTTCGAGTGCTATCAAGAACAGCACAACTACAGCCTCTTCGGGTGTTCGTACTCTTCGCGAAGTGTCATTAAATGAGCCTATTAGATATGCTTCTGGAGACCCTGTTGAAAAATGGCTCAACAAGGTCTTGTGTTTAGATGCTACTATCGGTTCTTCATCTCGTCTGGCTACTAAGGGATTCCCGCATCCATCCGAGTGTAACTTGTTCTACATCAACCGTGACACTCTATTCTCTTTTCACCCCGTTTCAGAAGCTTTCCTTCACAAAGTATGGGCTCTTTATGTTGCCAGTCACTATAAGAACTCGCCCAACGATTTACAGCTATTAAGTGATGGTCCAGCTCATCAGTTGTTTGTGTTATTACCACCAGTTGATGAGAACGATTCTCGTCTCCCTGAACCATTGTGTGTTGTTCAGCTTGCTTTAGAAGGTCAGATCTCAAAGTCCAGTATTCTTAACAGTTTGGCCAGTGGAAAGAGAGGTGGAGGTGACTTGATCCCATGGGTCGTTTCTCAGCAGTTCCaagatgaagaatttgctgGTCTTTCCGGTGCTCGCGTTATTCGTATTGCTACCAGTCCTGAGTACATGGGCATGGGATACGGATCTCGTGCTTTGGAACTCCTTACCGACTACTATGAAGGCAAATTTGCTGATATCTCCGAAAAGGCCAACACCCTTAGTGAGACTCACCAGGCTCAACGAGTATCGGACAAAGACCTTGAAAAGGCTACTCTTGCAACCGACGTTATCAAGACCAAGGATCCTCGAACCATGCCACCACTACTTCTCAAGCTGTCCGAGAGACGTCCTGAGGCTCTCCACTACCTAGGTGTTTCTTTCGGTTTGACTAATCAGCTCAACAAGTTCTGGAAGAGAGCTAAGTTCGCCCCTGTATATCTTCGTCAGACTGCCAACGAACTGACTGGTGAGCACACTGCCATCATGTTGAAGGTTCTCAGTGGCCATGAAGACAAGTGGTTGTCTGAGTTCAGTGGCGATTTCCACCGTCGTTTCTTGGCTTTATTAGCTTATGAGTTCAGATCGTTCACCAGTGCACAATCTCTAAGTATCATCGAGGCAACTAAGAATGCCACTGCCAAGTACCATACCAACAGCGTATTCGACAAGGATGCTCTAGACAGAGAGTTCACGCCATTCGATCTCAAGAGATTAGAGTCGTATGCCAACAACCGACTTGACTACCACGTCATTGTTGACCTACTGCCCAAGATTGCTACTCTGTACTTTGCCAACAAGTTCTCTAGCGATGTTTCACTTTCCAGTGTTCAACAAGCCATCCTTCTTGGTATCGGTCTGCAGAAGAAGGACATTGACACAGTTGCAGCCGAACTTAACCTGCCCGTCAACCAAACACTGGCCATGTTTGCCAAGACCACCCGTAAAGTGTCCAATTACTTCCGTGAGACCCTTGCCAAGGCTATTAACGAGGAGTTGCCTGAAATCAGAGACCAGGAGTTGGACGAGATGGACGGTGTCAACGGAAATGCTGCCAACGTTCCCGAAGCCGACGAAGAAATCGACGACACTGCTGACGACAACAAAAAGGCACTCAAAGAGAAGCAACGTGAGCTCATCAACGCTCTTGACCTGCAGAAGTTTGCCATCTCGCAAGACGCCGAGTGGGGTTCCGAGTCTGTCAAGAAAGCAGCCTCGGGATCAACCAAGGGAACCGTCAGTCTCAAATCAACCAAAGAAACCAAACGCAAAGAAACCGCCGAAGAAATCTACGAAAGTGAGATGGGCGgatccaaaaagaagaagcaaaagaaaaacaagcaCTAG